In one Brooklawnia cerclae genomic region, the following are encoded:
- a CDS encoding heavy-metal-associated domain-containing protein, which translates to MITNYTVTGMTCGHCVAHVTEEVSAIPGVTDVKVLQAGPMTVTSDSAIDFDAVSQAVQEAGDYQVALA; encoded by the coding sequence ATGATCACCAATTACACCGTCACCGGCATGACCTGTGGTCACTGCGTCGCTCATGTCACCGAAGAGGTGTCGGCCATCCCGGGCGTCACCGACGTCAAGGTTTTGCAGGCCGGCCCCATGACCGTGACCAGCGACTCCGCGATCGACTTCGACGCGGTCAGCCAGGCCGTCCAGGAGGCCGGCGACTACCAGGTGGCGCTGGC
- a CDS encoding metal-sensitive transcriptional regulator, which yields MDHDHDHGCGDSCEAPGHQHGYLANKDAYLKRLRRVEGQVRGIARMVEDEEYCIDILTQVSAATKALQSVALGLLDEHMGSCVLDAARQGGDEAQAKLAEASSAIARLVRS from the coding sequence GGCTGTGGCGACTCGTGTGAGGCACCGGGCCACCAGCACGGCTACCTCGCCAACAAGGACGCCTACCTCAAGCGGCTGCGCCGCGTCGAGGGGCAGGTGAGGGGCATCGCCCGAATGGTGGAGGACGAGGAATACTGCATCGACATCCTCACCCAGGTCTCGGCGGCCACCAAGGCACTGCAGTCGGTCGCGCTCGGCCTGCTGGACGAACACATGGGCTCCTGCGTGCTCGACGCCGCCCGGCAGGGTGGGGACGAGGCGCAGGCCAAGCTCGCCGAGGCGAGCTCCGCCATCGCGCGACTCGTCCGATCGTGA